A part of Deinococcus aerolatus genomic DNA contains:
- a CDS encoding YebC/PmpR family DNA-binding transcriptional regulator, translating to MAGHSKWSQIKRKKGANDKKRSAMYSKHIRAIGAAVRSGGSGDPSGNLSLKNAIAAAKTDTVPVDNIENAIKRALGAEAGAAEFKEVTYEGYGPGGTAIFIEALTDNVNRTVADIRAVFNKRGGSLGTSGSVAWQFEKKGVLLLRDTAEQVQELAIENGAEDIQESEEGLEISTGPADMYAVQEALSNAGYEIESAALTMVPNVLVAVEGDDARKLLVVIDALEELDDVQNVYSNADLPEEEEEE from the coding sequence ATGGCAGGTCATAGCAAATGGTCCCAGATCAAGCGCAAGAAAGGCGCCAACGACAAGAAGCGCAGCGCGATGTACAGCAAGCACATCCGCGCGATTGGGGCGGCGGTCCGTTCGGGCGGCAGCGGTGACCCGTCCGGCAACCTGTCCCTCAAGAACGCCATCGCGGCGGCCAAGACCGACACGGTGCCGGTGGACAACATCGAAAATGCCATCAAGCGGGCGCTGGGCGCGGAGGCCGGGGCCGCCGAGTTCAAGGAGGTGACCTACGAGGGCTACGGCCCCGGCGGCACGGCCATCTTCATCGAGGCCCTGACCGACAACGTCAACCGCACCGTCGCCGACATCCGCGCCGTGTTCAACAAGCGCGGCGGCTCGCTGGGCACCAGCGGCAGCGTGGCGTGGCAGTTCGAGAAAAAGGGCGTGCTGCTGCTGCGCGACACTGCCGAGCAGGTGCAGGAACTCGCCATCGAGAACGGCGCAGAGGACATCCAGGAGTCCGAGGAAGGGCTGGAAATCAGCACCGGTCCCGCCGACATGTACGCCGTGCAGGAAGCCCTGAGCAACGCCGGCTACGAGATCGAGAGCGCGGCCCTGACCATGGTGCCCAACGTGCTGGTGGCCGTGGAGGGCGACGACGCGAGAAAGCTGCTGGTCGTCATTGACGCCCTCGAGGAGCTGGACGACGTGCAGAACGTGTATTCCAACGCCGATCTGCCGGAGGAGGAAGAGGAGGAGTAA
- a CDS encoding DUF418 domain-containing protein — MTLTPLPPDAAPPIRPGPVQARAPLPDVLRGLALLGILLVNAQDFAGFLEWTQTGLDRAVQVATDVLANGRFISIFAMLFGWGAAGLLARQGAGIFLRRHLTLLLAGSLHYVLVWHGDIISLYAVLAIALLATARMTARGLVTLAAVLGAWWLGLGLLDGLAALRGGLDAPRFTGLPALSPGDTYAAVVSGRAADFTGELIGGSLYNGAWLLALFCLGAAAGRTGLLLRPHEHLRLLRGLTVGGLLVGLPLGALLAWLNTRGDYASGLLAIPVRMGGGLASALGYVGVLGLLTVRGRLGPLRALAAGGRVAMSNYIAQSLIMTAVFYPYAGAQFGQWGAAAAVGLALGVGLLQLPVSAWWLRRFGSGPLEWLVRRAVYWK, encoded by the coding sequence ATGACCCTCACGCCGCTGCCGCCGGACGCCGCGCCGCCCATCCGGCCAGGACCGGTTCAGGCACGTGCCCCGCTGCCGGACGTGCTGCGCGGACTGGCCCTGCTGGGCATCCTGCTGGTCAATGCCCAGGATTTCGCGGGCTTTCTCGAGTGGACCCAGACCGGGCTGGACCGCGCCGTGCAGGTGGCCACCGACGTGCTGGCCAACGGACGGTTCATCAGCATCTTTGCCATGCTGTTCGGCTGGGGCGCGGCGGGTCTGCTGGCCCGGCAGGGCGCCGGCATCTTTTTGCGGCGACACCTGACGCTGCTGCTGGCAGGTTCCCTGCACTACGTGCTGGTGTGGCACGGCGATATCATCTCGCTTTACGCGGTGCTGGCCATCGCGCTGTTGGCCACCGCCCGCATGACGGCGCGGGGGCTGGTCACGCTGGCGGCGGTGTTGGGCGCGTGGTGGCTGGGGCTGGGACTGCTCGATGGCCTCGCCGCGCTGCGCGGGGGGCTGGACGCGCCCCGGTTCACCGGCCTGCCTGCTCTGTCGCCCGGCGACACCTACGCGGCGGTGGTGTCCGGACGGGCCGCCGATTTTACGGGCGAGCTGATCGGGGGCAGCCTCTACAACGGCGCGTGGTTGCTGGCCCTGTTCTGCCTGGGAGCGGCGGCGGGGCGCACCGGGCTGCTGCTGCGCCCGCATGAGCATCTGCGTCTGCTGCGCGGCCTGACAGTGGGCGGCCTGCTCGTCGGGCTGCCGCTGGGCGCCCTGCTGGCCTGGCTGAACACGCGCGGCGATTACGCCAGCGGCCTGCTGGCCATTCCGGTTCGCATGGGCGGCGGGCTGGCGTCGGCACTGGGTTACGTGGGCGTGCTTGGTCTGCTGACGGTGCGGGGGCGGCTGGGGCCGCTGCGTGCCCTGGCCGCCGGTGGCCGCGTCGCCATGAGCAATTACATTGCCCAGAGCCTGATTATGACCGCCGTGTTCTACCCCTACGCCGGGGCGCAGTTCGGCCAGTGGGGAGCGGCGGCGGCGGTGGGGCTGGCCCTGGGCGTGGGCCTGCTGCAGCTGCCGGTCAGCGCGTGGTGGCTGCGCCGCTTCGGCAGCGGGCCGCTGGAATGGCTGGTGCGGCGGGCGGTGTACTGGAAGTGA
- a CDS encoding SLC13 family permease, translating to MTTPQLLVFATLLGALVLFVWGKWRYDVVGMLALLALTLTGVVKGNEAFRGFSEPAVITVAAVLVISQALQKTGLVNILVRNLGRVGNGMTAQILAMCVVVAVLSSFMNNVGALAIMLPVAITLANRAGRSASSLLMPLAFASLLGGMTTLIGTPPNLIISNLRRELLGEPYGMFSFMAVGGAVAVAGITYLVLVGWRLLPQRVSGENRADLYRMADYMTEVRLPAGSPLAGQRVMDLGKVEGVQVVSLVRGESQRPFPTPFTVLQAEDVLIVEANAARLTELVEDGQLTLVGNEKITPEQLASDDVTLAEVVVTALSPIVGQSAVSLRLRQRFNINLIAVSRQGQRLRERLVNARFKAGDVLLMHGPRNSIEEALNTLGCLPLRERPLDMVPAGQTRKMLLTGGIFLVAIIAATLNLLPVAVAFTAAATLMLLLRLINLRDVYESIEWPILVLLATLIPVGTALSSTGGAKLIAEGVLGVAAEWPPMAVLIVVMVLTMTLSDVINNAAAALITAPIAVTIAQGLGANPDAFLMAVTLAASSAFLTPIGHQSNTLVMGPGGYRFSDYWKVGLPLEIIVVAVGAPVIALVWGL from the coding sequence ATGACCACCCCGCAGCTGCTGGTCTTTGCCACGCTGCTGGGCGCCCTGGTGCTGTTCGTGTGGGGCAAGTGGCGCTACGACGTGGTGGGCATGCTGGCGCTGCTGGCCCTGACCCTGACCGGTGTGGTCAAGGGCAACGAGGCGTTCCGGGGGTTTTCCGAACCTGCCGTGATCACGGTGGCCGCCGTGCTGGTGATCAGTCAGGCGCTGCAGAAAACCGGGCTGGTCAACATCCTGGTGCGCAACCTGGGCCGGGTGGGCAACGGCATGACGGCGCAGATTCTGGCGATGTGCGTCGTGGTGGCGGTGCTCAGCTCGTTCATGAACAACGTCGGCGCCCTGGCGATCATGCTGCCAGTGGCGATCACGCTGGCCAACCGTGCGGGCCGCTCGGCCAGCTCGCTGCTGATGCCGCTGGCCTTCGCCTCGCTGCTGGGCGGCATGACCACATTGATCGGTACGCCGCCCAACCTGATCATCTCCAACCTGCGCCGCGAGCTGCTGGGCGAGCCCTACGGCATGTTCAGCTTCATGGCGGTGGGCGGGGCGGTGGCGGTGGCGGGCATCACGTATCTGGTGCTGGTCGGCTGGCGGTTGCTGCCGCAGCGGGTGTCCGGCGAGAACCGCGCGGACCTGTACCGCATGGCCGACTACATGACTGAAGTTCGGCTGCCGGCGGGCAGCCCCCTGGCCGGGCAGCGCGTGATGGACCTGGGCAAGGTGGAGGGCGTGCAGGTGGTGTCGCTGGTGCGCGGCGAGTCGCAGCGGCCCTTTCCCACGCCGTTCACCGTGTTGCAGGCGGAAGATGTGCTGATCGTCGAGGCCAATGCCGCCCGCCTGACCGAACTGGTGGAGGATGGGCAGCTGACCCTGGTTGGCAACGAGAAAATCACCCCCGAGCAGCTGGCCTCCGACGACGTGACGCTGGCCGAGGTGGTGGTCACGGCGCTGTCGCCCATCGTGGGCCAGAGCGCCGTGAGCCTGCGGCTGCGCCAGCGCTTCAACATCAACCTGATTGCGGTGTCGCGCCAGGGCCAGCGCCTGCGCGAGCGGCTGGTCAACGCCCGCTTCAAGGCCGGGGACGTGCTGCTGATGCACGGGCCGCGCAATTCCATTGAAGAGGCCCTGAACACCCTGGGGTGCCTGCCGCTGCGCGAGCGCCCGCTGGACATGGTGCCGGCTGGTCAGACCCGCAAGATGCTGCTGACCGGCGGCATCTTCCTGGTGGCCATCATCGCCGCCACCCTCAACCTGCTGCCCGTCGCCGTAGCCTTTACCGCCGCCGCCACCCTGATGCTGCTGCTGAGGCTGATCAACCTGCGCGACGTGTACGAGAGCATCGAGTGGCCGATTCTGGTGCTGCTGGCCACGCTGATTCCGGTGGGTACGGCGCTGTCCAGCACCGGTGGCGCGAAGCTGATCGCCGAGGGCGTGCTGGGCGTGGCCGCCGAATGGCCGCCTATGGCCGTGCTGATCGTGGTGATGGTGCTGACCATGACCCTGTCGGACGTGATCAACAACGCCGCCGCCGCACTGATCACCGCCCCCATTGCCGTGACCATCGCGCAGGGGCTAGGGGCCAACCCCGACGCCTTTTTAATGGCCGTGACGCTGGCCGCCAGCAGCGCCTTCCTGACCCCTATCGGTCACCAGAGCAACACGCTGGTGATGGGGCCGGGCGGCTACCGCTTCAGCGACTACTGGAAGGTGGGGCTGCCGCTGGAAATTATCGTGGTGGCGGTGGGGGCACCGGTGATCGCGCTGGTGTGGGGGCTGTGA
- the tal gene encoding transaldolase gives MNPTQTAPDAAVATDKLEQLKAVTVVVADTGDIEAIKKYQPQDCTTNPSLILKAAQLEGYSGLMDEARGWLAAGESVDDVIDRLTVRVGTELTRIVPGNVSTEVDARLSFDKEALLSRARHLIALYEEGGVGRDRILIKLAATWEGIEAARILEKEGIRCNITLLFNKEQAVASAQAGAYLISPFVGRITDWYKKSTGTKDYPVDEDPGVQSVREIYHHFKAHGYPTIIMGASFRSAAQVEALAGCDRLTISPQLLGELAADHGKLEVQLDAEMGHQKEDRITEAQFRYSLASNAMAGEKLYEGIRGFAADTEKLGQLLTGAE, from the coding sequence ATGAACCCCACCCAGACCGCACCCGACGCCGCCGTTGCCACTGACAAGCTCGAACAGCTCAAGGCCGTCACCGTTGTCGTCGCAGACACCGGCGACATCGAGGCCATCAAGAAGTACCAGCCGCAGGACTGCACCACCAACCCGTCGCTGATTCTCAAGGCCGCGCAGCTGGAAGGCTACAGCGGGCTGATGGACGAGGCGCGCGGCTGGCTGGCAGCGGGCGAGAGCGTCGACGACGTGATCGACAGGCTGACCGTCCGCGTCGGCACCGAGCTGACCAGGATCGTTCCCGGCAACGTCTCCACCGAGGTCGACGCCCGGCTGTCTTTCGATAAGGAGGCCCTGCTGTCCCGCGCCCGCCACCTGATCGCGCTGTACGAGGAGGGCGGCGTGGGCAGGGACCGCATCCTGATCAAGCTGGCCGCCACCTGGGAAGGCATCGAGGCGGCGCGGATCCTGGAGAAGGAGGGCATCCGCTGCAACATCACCCTGCTGTTCAACAAGGAACAGGCCGTGGCCAGCGCCCAGGCCGGGGCTTACCTGATCTCGCCCTTCGTGGGCCGCATCACCGACTGGTACAAGAAGTCCACCGGGACCAAGGACTACCCGGTCGACGAGGACCCCGGCGTGCAGTCGGTACGCGAGATCTACCACCACTTCAAGGCGCACGGCTACCCGACCATCATCATGGGCGCGTCGTTCCGCAGCGCCGCGCAGGTCGAGGCGCTGGCCGGGTGTGACCGCCTGACCATCAGCCCGCAACTGCTGGGCGAACTGGCTGCCGATCACGGCAAGCTGGAAGTTCAGCTGGACGCTGAGATGGGCCATCAGAAGGAAGACCGCATCACCGAGGCGCAGTTCCGTTACAGCCTGGCCAGCAACGCGATGGCGGGCGAGAAGCTCTACGAGGGCATCCGGGGCTTCGCCGCCGACACCGAGAAGCTGGGCCAGCTGCTGACCGGGGCCGAGTAG
- a CDS encoding tetratricopeptide repeat protein, with protein MSPLPLPVQLLLRLQGDWAGVVAPVEVGANLPGLTGWAAAQGWTIWRTPPPPEQTAWLWLPATRQDLQTLPDPADNVLVLCGEDLCYTAEDWALALPDQTAAEQAATFAGSGGWPLALALARSRPGDPQAYRHARASMLLGPVSPPENLGQAARRLAVSPLVTPGVAAALDVAPAAWQALAEGGWLWPAVGGWAFPPLLRRWLAPDPDPGLARLAAQALHDADQTAAALEALADAALWTDHLSLLLQSARAVQGEAALRAQLQRLPERWRTAPEARYLAGLLARVTGDLERAGTLYSRALDDLTGAGTALVLNARGVVRAMQGHVDGALDDFTLAARSDGPTAGEASQNRATLLVQLGRHAEAEDSLNDAVAAFRAAGDLPREAHSLKTLGSLYFGRGQLREALVPYRKALHLFLPELVQEAALSHLNLAESHIYLGEFDQAQHHLQAAAALNERQLSSLTAGWMHRVQAILALQVGEAAQALTALDRVQTEDRSLQAETALLRVRAHRELGQPEQALDILHHASPLGLRAELEGALLGEISIDAIIEAARQEEARLELVTALLHRASPDDLHEALELIRQHGYLALLGSRAAAPLASLAQDPPTRALFPLRIQTLGPLRFTHAGRQVQLGDFPTRKSAALLVALALAEHPQSREVLADRFWPGAKNPLASLQTAVYHLRSTFGVPLVGSERGAMSLLFPVQSDLADLRRALQSQDLAGLAALLRPMTAPLTVLSDLPAELTEERAWAEHLLHDALRLHAQAQPAADIHRRDALRALIATDPLDTDSREDLIRWHELHGEADQAEQERRHLADVLRALGVD; from the coding sequence ATGTCGCCTCTCCCCCTGCCCGTACAGCTGCTGCTGCGCTTGCAGGGTGACTGGGCCGGCGTGGTGGCGCCTGTGGAGGTGGGGGCCAATCTGCCTGGGTTGACAGGCTGGGCTGCGGCGCAGGGCTGGACGATCTGGCGTACCCCACCGCCGCCGGAACAGACCGCGTGGCTGTGGCTTCCGGCCACCCGGCAGGACCTGCAGACCCTGCCAGACCCAGCTGACAATGTGTTGGTGCTGTGCGGAGAGGACCTCTGTTACACCGCTGAGGACTGGGCCCTGGCCCTGCCGGACCAGACGGCGGCCGAACAGGCCGCGACCTTTGCGGGGAGTGGCGGCTGGCCCCTGGCCCTGGCCCTGGCCCGGTCGCGGCCCGGTGACCCGCAGGCCTACCGACACGCGCGGGCCAGCATGCTGCTGGGGCCTGTGTCGCCGCCCGAGAACCTGGGGCAGGCGGCCCGGCGGCTGGCCGTGTCACCGCTGGTCACGCCCGGCGTGGCGGCGGCCCTGGACGTGGCCCCGGCTGCCTGGCAGGCGCTGGCCGAGGGCGGCTGGTTGTGGCCAGCGGTGGGCGGCTGGGCCTTTCCACCGCTGCTGCGCCGCTGGCTGGCGCCGGACCCCGATCCCGGGCTGGCCCGGCTGGCGGCCCAGGCCCTTCATGACGCCGATCAGACCGCCGCGGCCCTGGAGGCTCTGGCCGACGCGGCCCTGTGGACCGACCACCTGTCGCTGCTGCTGCAGAGCGCCCGGGCTGTTCAGGGAGAGGCGGCCCTCCGGGCCCAGTTGCAGCGCCTGCCGGAACGCTGGCGCACAGCGCCCGAGGCACGGTATCTCGCGGGGCTGCTTGCACGCGTCACGGGCGATCTGGAGCGGGCCGGGACACTGTATTCCCGCGCCCTGGACGACCTGACCGGGGCGGGGACGGCACTGGTCCTGAATGCCCGCGGGGTGGTGCGGGCGATGCAGGGCCATGTGGATGGGGCTCTGGACGACTTTACTCTGGCCGCCCGGAGCGACGGGCCGACGGCCGGAGAGGCCAGTCAGAACCGCGCCACGCTGCTCGTGCAGCTCGGGCGACATGCCGAAGCCGAAGACAGTCTGAATGACGCCGTGGCCGCCTTCCGGGCGGCTGGAGACCTTCCGCGCGAGGCCCACAGCCTGAAAACACTGGGCTCGCTGTACTTCGGACGGGGACAGCTGCGCGAAGCCCTCGTGCCCTACCGCAAGGCACTCCATCTGTTTCTGCCCGAACTCGTTCAGGAGGCGGCGCTCAGTCACCTGAATCTGGCAGAATCCCACATCTACCTGGGCGAGTTCGATCAGGCCCAGCATCATCTCCAGGCTGCCGCCGCGCTCAACGAACGCCAGCTTTCCAGTCTCACGGCAGGGTGGATGCACCGGGTGCAGGCCATTCTGGCCCTGCAGGTCGGCGAAGCAGCGCAGGCCCTCACGGCGCTGGACCGCGTCCAGACCGAGGACCGCAGCCTGCAGGCAGAGACGGCCCTGCTGCGGGTGCGTGCCCACCGGGAACTCGGACAGCCGGAACAGGCGCTGGACATCCTGCACCACGCCAGTCCCCTGGGGCTGCGGGCCGAACTGGAGGGGGCCTTGCTGGGAGAAATCTCAATTGACGCCATTATCGAGGCGGCCCGGCAGGAGGAGGCGCGGCTGGAACTGGTCACGGCCCTGCTTCACCGGGCCAGCCCGGACGATCTGCACGAGGCCCTGGAGCTGATCCGCCAGCACGGGTATCTGGCCCTGCTGGGCAGCCGCGCCGCCGCCCCACTGGCCAGCCTGGCCCAGGACCCGCCCACCCGCGCCCTGTTTCCACTGCGTATTCAGACCCTGGGGCCGCTGCGCTTCACGCATGCCGGACGCCAGGTGCAACTGGGCGACTTCCCGACCCGCAAGAGTGCGGCGCTGCTGGTGGCGCTGGCGCTGGCAGAACACCCGCAGTCCCGTGAAGTGCTGGCCGACCGTTTCTGGCCCGGAGCCAAGAATCCGCTGGCCAGTCTTCAGACGGCGGTGTACCACCTGCGCAGCACCTTTGGCGTACCGCTGGTGGGTAGCGAGCGCGGCGCGATGTCCCTGCTGTTTCCGGTCCAGAGCGACCTGGCTGACCTGCGCCGCGCCCTGCAGAGTCAGGATCTGGCCGGACTGGCTGCGCTGCTGCGTCCGATGACCGCTCCCCTGACCGTCCTCTCCGACCTGCCCGCCGAACTGACCGAGGAACGGGCCTGGGCCGAGCACCTGCTGCACGACGCCCTGCGGCTGCACGCACAGGCCCAGCCGGCGGCCGACATCCACCGCCGCGACGCGCTGCGGGCGCTGATCGCCACGGACCCGCTGGACACCGACAGCCGTGAGGACCTGATCCGCTGGCATGAGCTGCACGGCGAAGCAGATCAGGCCGAACAGGAACGCCGTCATCTGGCGGACGTGCTCCGGGCGCTGGGTGTGGACTGA
- a CDS encoding trypco2 family protein — protein MPSRAVSVLEFVTAVQASVAQDFEREGGNPNALVVQHIELELKTVLSRKAGGGFEWKLMTAKGEATDTQTQTLSLCWERRPTPKDPALESLPTDLPYQLITGMDALRIGAAQWAHLSGTLPFHSVGGQLVFAVAVAEDGSLYIGHFGGGAGEGRMHTVKLKLAPLA, from the coding sequence ATGCCCAGCAGAGCCGTGTCGGTCCTGGAGTTCGTGACGGCGGTGCAGGCCAGCGTCGCCCAGGATTTTGAGCGCGAGGGCGGAAATCCCAACGCGCTGGTGGTGCAGCACATCGAGCTGGAACTCAAGACGGTGCTGTCCCGGAAGGCCGGCGGCGGCTTCGAGTGGAAACTGATGACGGCCAAGGGGGAGGCGACAGACACCCAGACCCAGACCCTCTCGCTGTGCTGGGAGCGCAGGCCCACGCCAAAAGACCCGGCACTGGAATCGCTGCCCACCGACCTGCCTTACCAACTGATCACCGGAATGGACGCCCTGCGAATCGGGGCAGCGCAGTGGGCGCATCTGTCAGGCACCCTGCCATTTCACTCGGTGGGCGGGCAACTGGTCTTCGCGGTGGCCGTGGCCGAGGACGGCAGCCTGTACATCGGCCACTTCGGGGGCGGCGCGGGCGAGGGGCGGATGCACACCGTCAAGCTCAAGCTCGCGCCGCTGGCCTGA
- a CDS encoding Jag family protein, producing MDNRTNLDDYLAELGISEADESVTPPPAPDTPVSAPALDTAGDPRTALERFLRGLMARIDPELNVTVRETEDALEAEISGENAGRLAGRDGRTLGAIEVIAYTVLSKHEGRGDIRVRVDIGGFRKRQADTLTKLAERLAIGVAKSGEPHELQPMPAAERRVIHIALKEHPDVMSESVGEGAARRLVIKPRHG from the coding sequence ATGGACAACCGCACGAATCTCGACGATTACCTCGCGGAGCTGGGCATCAGCGAGGCGGACGAGAGCGTCACGCCGCCGCCCGCACCGGACACGCCCGTTTCTGCACCCGCGCTGGACACTGCCGGTGACCCCAGAACGGCGCTGGAGCGTTTTCTGCGTGGCCTGATGGCACGCATCGACCCCGAGCTGAACGTCACCGTCCGCGAAACCGAGGACGCCCTGGAAGCAGAGATCAGCGGGGAGAATGCAGGCCGCCTGGCCGGACGCGACGGGCGCACGCTGGGGGCCATCGAGGTCATCGCCTACACGGTGCTGTCCAAGCACGAGGGCCGCGGGGACATCCGCGTGCGCGTGGACATCGGCGGCTTTCGCAAGCGTCAGGCCGACACCCTGACCAAGCTGGCCGAGCGCCTGGCCATCGGCGTCGCCAAGAGCGGGGAGCCCCACGAGTTGCAGCCCATGCCCGCTGCCGAGCGCCGCGTGATCCACATCGCCCTCAAGGAGCACCCCGACGTGATGAGCGAATCCGTGGGCGAGGGCGCAGCGCGGCGGCTGGTCATCAAGCCCCGGCACGGCTGA
- a CDS encoding low molecular weight protein-tyrosine-phosphatase, whose amino-acid sequence MTPNTPPLRVLTLCLGNICRSPLAEALLRRELEAAGVRAEVDSAGTGDWHVGRPADPRSILVARGHGLELNSRARQLTAQDFRDFDVILAMDGQNLQDARRLAPPDARASLHLMREWDPQAPGADVPDPYYGGSGAGEMDGFEHVYAMLERSAQTLARELRGPST is encoded by the coding sequence ATGACGCCCAACACCCCGCCGCTGCGCGTGCTGACGCTGTGCCTGGGCAACATCTGCCGCAGTCCGCTGGCCGAGGCCCTGCTGCGGCGGGAACTGGAAGCCGCCGGGGTGCGGGCCGAGGTGGACAGCGCCGGGACCGGCGACTGGCACGTGGGCCGCCCCGCCGACCCGCGCAGCATCCTGGTGGCCCGCGGCCACGGACTGGAGCTGAACAGCCGCGCCCGCCAGCTGACGGCGCAGGACTTCAGGGACTTCGACGTGATCCTGGCCATGGACGGCCAGAACCTTCAGGACGCCCGCAGACTGGCCCCGCCGGACGCGCGGGCCAGCCTGCACCTGATGCGCGAGTGGGACCCCCAGGCCCCCGGCGCGGACGTGCCGGACCCGTACTACGGCGGCTCCGGCGCAGGAGAAATGGACGGCTTTGAACACGTGTACGCCATGCTGGAGCGCAGCGCTCAGACCCTGGCCCGCGAGCTGCGCGGCCCCTCCACCTGA
- a CDS encoding S8 family serine peptidase, whose protein sequence is MKNFSKLGLGLTVILASCGQSTPQGSMSPTAAQPGRLGTQATTLSACSALYASGPSGVQVDSSMRYGQVGTLILSFADNVSKGRAITWMDSNMDVDLGHGLGAFDVLPMVAVKTLITQDLIGQLKASLPGLESIYQDAPLQYKLAESVKFIGADTAQSTYGVSGKGIGVGIIDSGVDGTHPDLDHIAKNVKLVGPLTDTPAGGYLYVDLPNTDTSSGHGSHVASTIGGSGEASAGSARMRRGVAPGATLVGVGAGDGLSILYALQGFDYLMKPDIRETYNVRVISNSWGSSGEFAPYNPISIAAKRAYDAGMVVVFAAGNEGPNANTLNPYSASPCVISVAAGDKQGYLASFSSRGRPGDALVHPDVTAPGVKISAARGLTGLAATTVPDTDNPRYSTISGTSMATPHISGVVALMLEANPKMNLDSVLEAFKKTSRAMYYVATATNGFDPAQVVVKKREEWEVGYGYVDANASVREAVRQNPNRFSVQTTALPGWSGTVDTAACAPTAGCVKNAESTHVLNVPAGSSVLRVTTDWGNPAFDLDLEVYNPAGQLIGSSAQGTSTNEAVSIPNPVAGNWRVVLKGYLNAPTPYSGTAEVDRIVKQ, encoded by the coding sequence ATGAAGAATTTTTCCAAGCTTGGCCTGGGTCTGACCGTCATTCTCGCTTCCTGCGGGCAGAGCACTCCCCAGGGTTCCATGAGCCCCACCGCCGCCCAGCCGGGCCGTCTGGGGACGCAGGCCACCACCCTGTCGGCCTGCTCGGCCCTGTATGCCTCCGGCCCCAGCGGCGTGCAGGTGGACAGCTCGATGCGCTACGGCCAGGTCGGGACATTGATTCTGTCCTTCGCCGACAACGTCAGCAAGGGCCGGGCCATCACCTGGATGGATTCCAACATGGACGTCGACCTTGGACACGGCCTGGGCGCCTTTGACGTGCTGCCGATGGTGGCGGTCAAGACCCTGATTACCCAGGACCTGATTGGTCAGCTCAAGGCCAGCCTGCCCGGCCTGGAGTCCATCTACCAGGACGCCCCACTGCAGTACAAACTCGCCGAGAGCGTCAAGTTCATCGGGGCCGACACCGCGCAGAGCACCTACGGCGTGAGCGGCAAGGGCATCGGCGTGGGCATCATTGACTCGGGTGTGGACGGTACCCACCCCGATCTGGACCACATCGCCAAGAACGTGAAGCTCGTCGGCCCCCTGACCGACACCCCGGCGGGCGGCTACCTGTACGTGGACCTGCCCAACACCGACACCAGCAGCGGCCACGGTTCGCACGTTGCCAGCACCATCGGCGGCAGCGGCGAGGCCTCCGCCGGTAGCGCCCGCATGCGGCGTGGCGTGGCACCCGGCGCCACCCTGGTGGGCGTCGGCGCGGGCGACGGCCTGAGCATCCTGTACGCGCTGCAGGGCTTTGACTACCTGATGAAGCCCGACATCCGCGAGACCTACAACGTGCGCGTGATCAGCAACTCCTGGGGCAGCAGCGGCGAGTTCGCGCCGTACAACCCCATCAGCATTGCCGCCAAGCGCGCCTACGACGCTGGAATGGTCGTGGTGTTCGCCGCCGGCAACGAGGGACCGAACGCCAATACCCTGAACCCCTACTCGGCCAGCCCCTGCGTGATCAGCGTCGCCGCCGGAGACAAGCAGGGCTACCTCGCCAGCTTCAGCAGCCGTGGTCGCCCCGGTGACGCACTGGTTCACCCCGACGTCACCGCTCCCGGCGTGAAGATCAGCGCGGCGCGCGGCCTGACCGGTCTGGCTGCTACCACCGTGCCCGATACCGACAACCCCCGCTACTCCACCATCAGCGGCACGAGCATGGCGACCCCGCATATCAGCGGTGTGGTGGCCCTGATGCTCGAGGCCAACCCCAAGATGAACCTGGACAGCGTTCTGGAAGCATTCAAGAAGACCAGCCGCGCGATGTACTACGTCGCCACCGCCACCAACGGTTTTGATCCGGCCCAGGTGGTCGTGAAGAAGCGCGAGGAGTGGGAGGTGGGGTACGGCTACGTGGACGCCAACGCCTCGGTACGGGAGGCCGTGCGTCAGAACCCCAACCGCTTCTCGGTGCAGACCACCGCCCTGCCCGGCTGGAGCGGCACCGTGGACACCGCCGCCTGCGCCCCCACCGCCGGCTGCGTGAAGAATGCGGAGAGCACCCACGTCCTGAACGTGCCGGCTGGCTCGAGCGTGCTGCGCGTCACCACCGACTGGGGCAACCCCGCCTTTGACCTGGACCTGGAGGTCTACAACCCCGCCGGTCAGCTGATCGGCTCCAGCGCCCAGGGCACCAGCACCAACGAGGCTGTCAGCATTCCCAATCCGGTGGCCGGCAACTGGCGGGTGGTGCTCAAGGGTTACCTGAACGCCCCCACCCCCTACAGCGGCACTGCCGAAGTGGACCGGATCGTCAAGCAGTAG